In a genomic window of Salminus brasiliensis chromosome 12, fSalBra1.hap2, whole genome shotgun sequence:
- the LOC140573726 gene encoding GTPase KRas: MTEYKLVVVGAGGVGKSALTIQLIQNHFVDEYDPTIEDSYRKQVVIDGETCLLDILDTAGQEEYSAMRDQYMRTGEGFLCVFAINNIKSFEDVHLYREQINRVKDSDSVPMVLVGNKSDLSSRTVETRQAQELARGYGIPFVETSAKTRQGVEEAFYSLVREIRRYKETNRSNKKSKKHTQRRCILL, from the exons ATGACTGAATACAAGTTGGTGGTCGTAGGGGCAGGAGGCGTTGGGAAAAGTGCACTTACTATCCAGCTGATCCAGAACCACTTTGTGGACGAGTATGACCCAACCATTGAG GACTCCTACAGAAAGCAGGTGGTGATCGATGGGGAGACATGTCTGCTGGACATCCTGGACACTGCAGGTCAGGAGGAGTACAGCGCCATGAGGGACCAGTACATGAGGACTGGCGAGGGCTTCCTCTGTGTGTTTGCCATAAACAACATTAAGTCCTTTGAGGATGTGCATCTTTACAG GGAGCAGATAAACCGGGTGAAGGACAGTGACAGCGTCCCAATGGTATTGGTTGGGAATAAGAGTGATCTGAGCTCTCGCACAGTGGAGACACGCCAAGCACAAGAGCTTGCTCGTGGCTATGGCATCCCGTTTGTCGAGACATCTGCCAAAACACGACAG GGGGTAGAGGAGGCCTTTTACTCTCTGGTTCGAGAAATCAGGAGATACAAGGAGACAAACCGCAGCAACAAGAAGagcaagaaacacacacagagacgtTGCATTCTTTTATAG